The Helianthus annuus cultivar XRQ/B chromosome 11, HanXRQr2.0-SUNRISE, whole genome shotgun sequence region ACATCAAGCAgttgtaaaaaggatttttcgctatttgaagggttgcccaaacACCGGTCtctggtaccctagggatgatagcttcGACTTGATCGCGTTCATTGATTCCGATTTTGGTGgctgcaaaatcgacggcaaatccacaacggttGGATGttagtttttaggaaatcgcctagtcacatggcagtgcaagaagcagacttgtgtcgctacatcaacctgtgaagctaaatacattgctgcctcaagttgttgatCCCAATTCCTGTGGATTCAACAAAAAAATGCGcaactacggttttgaattcctatctactcctattttcgttgataattctgctgccttacagatcactagaaatcctgtgcagcattcataGACCAAACACATCAAAATCAAATATTACTTCATACATGATTGTTTTGATAAAAGActtatcgatgttgttaaggtccccACCAATGACTAACGTGCcaacctttttaccaaagcatttgacaaatcacgaTTTGACTATTTACTaatggtaaacggcattaaggtaaagccagagtaaaaccaacatcggaaaatcatttttgtaaatattaatttgtgttttcttaatttctcgtactttttgcattttagggggagtaaaaatgaaaaatacaaaaacattgaaaaattttaaaaataaaaaaacatcgaaaaatttcaataacacaaaaacaataggaaaacaaaaatcagtttcctggcgagaaaaagagaaaatgatagtacatcagtggtctgtggtctgtcgaaacctcttttaaacctaaaatgaaaaacgataagcagctctatataagatgtatcggtaggttcacaatcattttaaagtgtgcagggtgttataaacctaaatcgactgaagactgtGTGGGAACCGCTCAATGGCATATAGTCTTGGTACCAAATTTCGTTTGATAGTTTGCCGaagttctgagatacgtggtctttatgctgtttatcatctgggtatcatggttgtttcttttaccgaaaacaacggagacgcaagtctagatcttccatgataccatacatacgtgtaaaatatcattcaaacatgtatataatacatgatgcatacaatctcaataagtgataaacaatcacatgtcccaatcaataagtgataaaatatcacagttTATCCGGGaatcaagttcgtctctttgccagtacgatggtactaaccaattcacggacttgctcttgtgccctgCATGCATCGACTATCAAGTTCCTCATTAATAAGTGATTTCATCACATAGGGCTTCTATTCAtccaaaataagtgagtatctcacatcatatacgttgaaaacagatgataaatggtatactccccagtaagatgaacccTTGTGCATACcatgatacgggaatgtgtcatgtgtggatgaacaccggtcggtaagtttAAAtgataccttaacgtatcccctaatcgcgattacatctgataagttgagtttaggtggacaacaataccgataatcgttataggatgcttatcttaatgttaactaattgaacaacaagagtaTTTTGatgtgaccgtacactgatatgattctcttaccctcgaaactcgcaagaAGGATGTctgtaaatattcatttaatgctttcagtttctgcatctttgtatatatttatttactgctttccgtctttaaatttgaaatattcaaaaataccaaaaggattttaggcgtgttttaatataaactttataaaagccaaaaagattttatttctatcttatttttgattgcccgatgttggatctcgagtcttatCCACCTGAAACCTGATTGAAACCTAAAACAACtgcatcttcataaacggtcaaaattaaTAAGTGAAAGTTAAAATCTAAAATTGATCAAATTTTTataactttcaaactgttgtcggtaGGTGTTTGATTGAGAGTTGGTCATATGTGTGTCATTTGTATATGCTGattatattccaagcagttgttctcattacgcgttttgCTTTCTTGTATGTGCAGATGCGACATTTAAATCAGCTAAAGGCGAAGAGAATGTGTTCAATGACAagcttggaatgaagacacgacatgaaTGCAATCATAGGatcaagatgatcgagttgctgcTGACCACTCACCAACACCAAAAGGATCTGAAGTattgaagatcaaaagattcacgagcaaaGACATTTGAATATCCGACAACGTGAAGAATCAACCTCACGAgcagcgtccaagggggagtttgttgatgcatattaTGTGGATGCGACTCGGTTCGGTTGGGATCGGTTGGGCTCGACTCGGTTTCGGCTCAAGACCAATGTCGCGACATTTCTCTGTCGTGCGCCCCAGAGATCGACACACAAAGCACGAAGAGCCGCGAACCGTCATAGGAtgccacatcaccatgacatcaccatgatggtgtcatgatgatgtcatgtgaTGACATTTGAATGCATAGATACGTGAATGCATGGTTCTTTTTTTGAAGATCTTAATTGTTTCTCTATCACTACTCCTTTGACGAAGACTTATGGCAGATGACGAAGGCTGAAGGTTCTCCATGGACGAACACTCCAAGGTGTGTCACGAAGACTACATATCAACGAACACCCTTGCATGGTGAAGACTCAAGTTTTCGTCCAACTCTTTGCGACGAACATTCCAAATGACGAACCCTCAAGGTTCGTCCATACATGCGACGGACACTTCACTTGGACGAAGACTGACCAAGCGACAAAGACTCAATGTGCTTATGTAGCGACGAAGACTTAATGATGTTGGACAAAGACTCCACCGTTCATCGAATATGATGTCGAAGACTAAGGGTTCGTCCAGTTTATGTGCTGCGAAGAATCAAGCCACGAAGACTCCACTCTTCGTGGCCTGTTGAATGTTCGTGAGTCCGTTTCCATTTTTCGTCGGACCTGTGGATAAGGTTGGTTATAAAAGGTAGCTTGCAGGACGCAGAATGGAGAACACACAGACAGAGCACACCAGTGAGAAcagagagagtttgagagcatttTGTAGCTTTATCTTCTTGTATCAAACTTATGGAAAGTAATACATTGAGCTTTAAAATGTTGAATTTTGTGTGTATTCATGTTCTTTGCTCGGTTTAACTtaccggttggattccgcacaaccgggtttgtTCGATAACAAAGATAAGGTTACTAGATCCTCCGCTAGTGGACCTACAAGtattgttaaaaatataaatttattgCACTTGATTATTCTTATCAAGATTGTCATCATAGTTACAAATGTATTGCACTTGATTCCTCCAACTTCCATTGTTATGAGAAATCCAAAAAAATTGTAATTTCTAGAACGGAATATAGATACATATCTTTACACACAAAAGATACCCATAATTATCGAAATTGTTTCTTTATAAATTATCAATAAGTTTCTGTCTCAGTAAAAAATATGAGTTATTAATATAAAGATATAAAAACCAAAACATCCAATGTTCTATCATAACCAACCCGGCCAATACTCACCAATCACCAGCTTACTCGAAAATACTAAAATGCCTCAAGTGTTGAATGCCTCAATTAAGCAACTATTGGTCCGTTCGTTGGAACATCAGTATAGGATACGAGTAATTGAACAAGCCTCCATATCCACTGATGAAGACAACACAAAACCACAATCACTGCATCCAAACTACAACTGataatgaaaaacccaaaaaagGATTACTGATTCACTGAATGTACTTCATTACTCAGATGTTTCACAGTTTATCATAAAAGGAAAACAAGCTAATAACTTTCCGAAAGAGCCTAAAATATCCTCACATTTTTTAGTACTCTTCTTCAACTCCTCACATATGGGTGTTAATTTCTTTGACTCATCATTTACATGTTTATGTTCGTTTGCTGCCTCCGTATACTGTTTATGTGCAATGAAATTCTAATTCAAACACACGTCTTGCAAGTGTGTGTATCTTATGGCGTAAAAGCCCAACATTCACGCCAAAACCCTTGAAAGATTTCAGGTACTAATCCCATTTTTCAAACTCTTTATAGCTGTGGTGAGCTTGCACTTCATAATCCCATTACAAATCTCTACGGTTTCACCAATCATATTCCCCAGTAACCTGTCATATACACTTTCCGGATGAAGAAATTGTTTCTTGTATAAACATAGTTTGTAGTAATCCATTCGGACATCATGGGAGAAGTCAAGTTCAATGCTGACATCAATGCCAGAATACGAAAATCATCAAAAGATTTGACTTCTTTAAATGAAAGATGGGGTTCGAATGTTCTAGAACATTCTAGAACATTCTAGAACATCTGAACCAACATCTTCGTTGCCATTTCCTATATGTTCGAAAATGTGCCTGCTAGGTGGAATGGATGTTGATGGTCTAGTGGAATTTCTGGGCTTGTTAACCTTTTTTTCATGCCACAGTTGAAGAAAGAGACTCTGGATGCATGCTTCAAGATTTTATCTTTAAACAGATCCCCCCTTAACCGATGATATAGGTACGCAAAATATTGAGTTGAGACTTCACAGCAAAACCAAATCCGTAACGCTTCTCGTATCAGATTTCCCGCTCAAAGTACGCATATATGCGTCGAGTCTTGTGCAATGTCCTCACTACTCTAACCGACATTTGATAAAGGTTCCTTCTTCAACAATCTGCATCAAGTCTCGGTCATGTGTAAATTTGTGCTAAATCGTATGTTTGACAATTATTTGGAGTTATATGTATAAGCATATGTATATACTAATTTGGGTTTGAGTGCTCCTTTGGGAAATCAAAGGTCAAGTGGTTATTTAACAAGTATGCTTTATCACTTATCACAATATAGATAACCAAGAATGAGGTCACCAAAGGGTCATTCGGGTAAAATGTTTTGGGAATGTAAAACATTTATGTAAGTTGAATGTTTTCGGAAGGTAAAACGTTGTTTAAGTTAAATGTTTTTGGAAAGTAGAAGTTTGTTTGAATATCATACGTTGGGTGATACTAGAAGTAATAACTGAGTTTTAGAGGAACGGATTCACTACCTCTATATATTTCCATTCAGACTCCCCAACAGCAACGACGGTCCCACCAAACCTCTATGTTCATAATGAGAGTCATATGTACCTACTTTCAGCAAAGTGTTCATCCTCAAAGGTCATCATGAACCTTATTCCTACATATATTTTACGACTTTGAGCTTCCAGGTACTTGTTCATGCCAGTAATGAACTAGGATAGAAAGCATCTGATTACAACTAATGCCCAAATTAGAAAACATGTTTTCTATGGAGTTTGAATAAATAAGCCACATTAATTATGGTTTATACTTAGGTTTGTATATAACTGAAAAACCGGACCTTGTTGTAAGTGCGTGAGGGGCAACAGAAAGAACCACAAGTTGATCGGTAATGTCACAGATACACCGAGTATATTCTTTGAAAGACTTGTGTGTTTTCTTGCTTCAACAAACATCTCACCTTGCTAATTTATAAGAATGAAAATAACCATATGAGacaataagaaaaaaaatatattcagACTAATTAAAATATAGAAGTCAAAAAGCTCACATCATTGTCTGGCAGAAGAGTTATATTTGTATGTGTTTCACCTGACAATATAAATCAGGAACTATTAGTCAATCTCACTTAAAGGTTGTAACCAACGTTTGAGGACCTGAACCGGTCTCCATGTTGGTCCACTGGTTGTAATGGCCAAACCAGATGTAAGAAACGTATGacatcaaaataaaaaataaataattatggTAAAATGGGAAGAATTTAATCAATTTCTGGTTCAATCCTACAGTTCCACCAACCAGTGACACTACTATTTCGACGGGCAGGCCTCAATCTGGTTTTCAACAACAGCTTAAATTGGAACACAACAACAGCATAATAAAACAATACAAGATGACTTGGAATTAATTTTGAGAGATGGGTTTTATGCTATCTGCAAGTATTCCATTTTAAAAAGTACCACATATGGAGACTCAATGCATACTTGCATTGAAAAGACAGTAGACACCTGTTCCATTAAAAAGACTTACTATTCTCGCCTTCAAGGGGAACATATACCTGTGGTCTAGCATAGGCATTCCATATGCGTTCATTTAAGAGTTCTGAACCACCACCAGGTATAACACAACTTCAACTGTGAAGGACGGCCCTCTATCGAGTTGCTGTGAAGAGTATTTGCATGCATTTCACCAGTGCTCGGTTCATCCTGTAAAATCAATCCTGAATTATTAGTGATCTCACTTAAAGGGTGTAATCAAAGTTTTTAGAGCGAGACTGGACATCGAACAGGTCTCCTTACTGGTAaaaccggatcaaataaaaaaacTTAAATGTGAATAATTTAATCAATTTCCGGTTCAATCCCTGGTTCTCTGGTTCGACCAACCAACCAGTCACACTCAAAAAGTACTGATACCATTAACCGGCACGACCAACCCCCGGTTGACCAACCGGCGGGTCTGATATGATTTTCAAAACAACGGGTGTAACAGAGTTTAAACATTCATTTCTCAAGTAAATCATGATGCACAAGACTTATGACAAGAATTATAACTACAGACTTACCCGTAACTCAACATTCATCACTTTGCACAGTATTTTTTCTGGTAAACAAAATGTTGAAAGCTGCTGGTCAAATCCATAATGCATGGAGCCCTCCAGCTGTTACAGTAACGACAACTTGCTTTCATTTTAGATACAATTAAATGCTTAAATCACAAAATAATGAAACTGATACAAGTGTAGGAATTAATTTTGAGAGATACGCTTTATCCTATCTGCAAGTATTCCATTTTAGAAAGCACCACATATGGAGACTCAATGTATGCTTGCATTAAAAAGAGAATCTAATACAAACCTGTTCAATATGTCCTTGGGGGAAGTAGTAAATGCGCTCCCCTTCAAGGGGAACATATGCCTGCGGTCTAGCATAGGCATTCCATAAGCGGTCATTTAGGAGTTCTGAAAAACAAGAACATTATGATGAGCATAGCATTATTGGAGAATAAATGAAAACTCCATAGATCTAGTACATAATTATGGATAACAGGTTCTTCTGGAAGTGAAAGCTGTGCAGTGAATAATGATCTAGCAATACTTTTACCTGATTGAGCAGTATTTGCCATTAGGAAAACAAATTGAAAACTGAACCACCACCCTCTATCAAGTTGCTGTTTGtattcaacaaacacaaacacggCGAATGACCAGAATGGTAAGAAGTATGCAATATATATACAAGTCTAAAGCATTACCCAATGGGCTACTTACAAAACCGGTGGCGGGGAAAGCCCCCGGATCATCATGCCTAAATAATTCATTCTTTCCCTTACAATCCGCCAACTATCTTAAAGGCCGCCGAAAAAGCTGGCTTTTATGGTATTCAATCTCGACCATCATCCAAAAAGCATGACTGAAATACGCGGTGGATCATATAAGTTAATTATCCATAACAACTTTCAAAGTAaataaaaacatttaacaaaaatatGGATTTCTTGATTTTACCATACCTGATAGAAAGATAGATGCGCTCCTATGAACTGTCAACATGCTATGATCCATTCCCATACCTGATATAGATCAATGTATGCTGTCAGCAGCTATCAAAACACAAAATTCTCAAAACATGAATCAAGCTTGGCAAATACAGAGCAGAGAAACAATACACATTGAATTGTTAAACATCACCAAAGTCCTAAAATCTTCAGATCAGATAGAATTAATGAGCAAAGGCGAAAACTTCTTACATGGACACTCGATCTGGTCAATTATTGGACCTCCGATCAGGTCAGAAAACTGCATACTGAATTGGAGCGGTAAGATCTCAGATGATGGAAGAGCGGCCGTGAAATGATTTTCCATATGATGTTAACTATATAAAGGTGAGAACGTAGGGGAAAACCCTAATCTTATATTTTGGTTCAAACTACGGAATTTTAATATCTTTTTTTCATAGAGAACTTAAATGAATATAGGATTTTTTTAATGTTtcaataataaaataaaacaataacTGAAATTTGACTATTTCAATTTGGGTTTACACAGTGAGCAtgtcaaacaaaaaaaaaccatGAATATCAAAAACAAAGTAACACTAATAGTTCGATTGGAATATAGTAGAACAAAACCTTTCGAGCCAAAAATTATAACATATCTATATTGCAATTGCAGGTGTTTTTGTACTTGTATTCATTGAATATGTGTAGCATTGAAAAATCTAGAAAGATAGTACATGTATTTTGGTATATATAACACATCGTATTCATGTTTCTAAGGGGCTGATCGTTTTCCAAAGATTGTGTACTTCTTGATCTGTAAATCCTTTCGAGTGGTGTTTGCAAATAAAATTTGTTCATGGGTGGTCCGCTGGACACCCAAGAGACTTTGATATTTTCTCTAATCCACTGCCATGGCAAGCTGAATAGGCCAAACCGATGCCATGCCAAGCAGACTCATTCATAGTTCAACATACTTGGTCACAGGGGCGAACCTGGCTTAGAACCAGCCaaagcacgggctacggctcaactttttacCGGtagtgaaatttttttttttcgatttttatacaAATGACACCCCTAAACAACTACAAGGACACCCCTAAAAAATGTTTACAAACCAATCATAAGCccaaattgtttacaaactaAATAATAAGCCCAAATAAGATTCTTTACAAACTAAATAATAAGCccaaattgtttacaaactaAATAAGAGTCCAAGCCTTTGAAGTTTGAATGGACGACACATCGACGAATATGATCGAAATCCATTCCATAATAAGGAATTCAAGTTCTAGTGCTACGCTCTAggccatccacctttatccttcgtcacattcgccaaatttatttgtgttcgtgaaccgttcaccAACACACTCATTTCCTTGATGAACggacacgaacataaaatcttgttcggtaagtgttcatgaaccgttcgtgaacacatttatttccttaacgaacgaacaccaacaaggccttgtttgtgttcgttcggttcgtttacagccctagcagGAGGGATGTATGTTGCATTGTCGCTAAGACTGAAGTGCtgaactgctgttgttgtgctAATTGCTGAAGCTAATTGCTGAACCGAGTGGGCTGAACACTGAAGTCGCTGAACAACAAGGATACCataaagaataataataataataataataataataataataataataagtaaaaTATAATTGAAACtcaaacttcagggactaataTGGTAATTATTGAAACTATTTTAACTGAATGGTTTAACAAGGTTAACTTTCATATAAAGATTTCTTCTTTAAACACTAACTCATTTAGCATAATTAACTGAACAgtacagggaccatttgtgtcaatttttgaaacttcagggaccatttgtgtcaatttttgaaacttcatggaccatttgtgtcaatttttgaaacttcagggaccatttgtgtcaatttttgaaacttcagggaccatttgtgttaatttttgaaacttcagggaccatttgtgtcaattttcgaaacttcagggaccatttgtgtcaattttttgaaacttcagggaccatttgtgtcaatttttgaaacttcagagactatttttgtaaaatttgaaacttcagggaccaaagtgtaaatatGATGTGTTAATAAATGGAAGGATGCGAAATCGAGCATAAATTGTAATTGTTTCCATAAATAAAAGGATGTGGCAttcccggccgagtggttagtgCGTTGCTTTGTGTGTGAGAGGTCGTGAGTTCGAAACCGGTTAGGGGCTGGTTCCTTAAAGAGGAACCCCCCTTTTTTCTGTTTTTGGCACTTAACTGGACTAACTGAGttctctaactcagttagtggtccCTTGTATTAAATGCTAACCTAGTTAGCATATAACTATGatttaactaactaagttaggtttAAACTAACAATTTTAACTAAAAATCAATTTCAggattcttttatttatttacaatactaatttatttaaaaaaaaattattaatttaattatttGAAAATAAATAGTTTATAATAATgacaattataattataataataataacaataataataataataataataacaattataattataattatatctatagtattttaacaataataacaataataataattattataagtatattatttttaacaatattaataataataataataataataataattatagtattttaacaataataataataataataataataataataataataataataattatagtattttaacaataataacaataataataattattatattataattatattatttttaacaataataataattataattataattacaatatttttaataataataataataattattattattttaatgtGATACCTCATTTACTTGAAATGGATTGCCCGGGGTAGATGGTTCATAAAGTGATGTGTTACGGGGCTCATAaccatatccaccatgttcttcgtatccaccgtagcctccgtatccaccgtatccaccttcacccccaGATCTATCGTATCCACTGTAGCCCCCGTATCCACTGTAACCACCGTCACCCCCATATCTATCGTATCCACCGTAGCACCCATATCCACTGTAACCACCTTCACTCCCGTATCCACCTTCACCACCGTATCCACTATAACTTCCGTATCCACCTTCATCCCCGTATACCCCATAACCCGGATACGATTGCTGCGTcgggtaatatggttcatcaacaggtgcattCTCAGCACCGTATCCACTTTGTTGCACGTACGGAGATTCATACCCGTATCCGTAATCTGCACACACTTGATGCGCCGGgtaatttggttcatcaacaggtggagtgggagtcttgttcaagtctggcaactgtgttttttgatcaacagggactccagacacaacctcctcctcctcattgGCAGCATTTGCTCCCCATGTGTCGTTAGAATAACGATTACCAAAATAATTACCGTTccaaaatgatgacattttaacaagATTGAACAAAAAATAGAACAAATGATTTTGGTTTGGGGTGTAAATTCTCTACTGAAGAAGACTATGAAACACAGAagaatagaagaagaagaagtgctTGTTCGAATGATGAAAAGAAAGCAGAGCTAAATAGACTTTTAAATTTACTCAAATAGGCAGCGTATTGATCTCTACTCCCCGTATTGCTTTATTCACGTGCCTGGACAACATCGAATCATTGTCAAATCAGTCTGACATACGCTGCGTAGAGAcctctacgcagcgtatagggttagcagtatacgcagcgtataggtctCTACGTTGCGTATGTCAGACTGATTTGACATGGTACTAGGTTTGACTGTCTGGTTGTGTACCTACCACTTACATACGCTACGtagaggtcaatacgcagcgtatggaggtaaccctatacgctgcgtattggtcaatacgcagcgtatgtaaACCCTAAGTGTGTAGATAGGCAAACTCGGTGTGCAGATAGTGAGAGCCTACTAATAACTtaaaaaactagtttataaaatttaattcaGTAAGGCCTAAGGGCCTTTTTTTGGCTCGCTCAGGGCACTTGAATATCGAGGATCAGCACTGCCCCTTAATGTAGgtaaaaaaattgggatacccctcAATATTTCTTCTAGTTTCGCCGCTGCATGGTCATAATAACATGGCAACCCTTTCAATGGGATCTACAACTTTCGAATCTTTGCCACCCTAGCAAATGATTAATGTCTATTTTTAAAATAACCAAGTATGAGTCGCAATCCGGTGATTTTGCAACACCTACTAAGATAGGGGTATTCACCATATGAAGCCTCGAACATTATCAATTCCTCAACAGCATACACAATCAATCACCATGTTTTATTCTCccttaaataatattttaatgattatctTATTTATATATCAGAGATCTTCCAGAAATAACCACCACCACCAAGGTTATGAATTTGTATGGGTTTGGATTCTTTCGCTACTAGGTACCCAAGGATTATTACATGGCAAAACCACAAGAGGGCCATTGACCCTCGTGCGGGCTAAATTTCCATTTTCATTGTAGTACTTAACAGAGCCATCCTCGAGAACTCTCAAAAACATTTAGGCCTTGGgcgacaaaaaaaaaattgggcccaAAATTTTGGTTGaggaaatgaattaaaaaaacaAACTCTTGGTGGTGGAGTCAAGACTTGTACTT contains the following coding sequences:
- the LOC118484024 gene encoding keratin-associated protein 19-2-like; this translates as MRQDFLGEMRLWCYDSDTHEAVIVFNGDQENFRMLDPMWIVNMSASDINKLYRHDIFYEDKDAHQALKFQRVPCFCYYRGIHSGNYGYGYESPYVQQSGYGAENAPVDEPYYPTQQSYPGYGVYGDEGGYGSYSGYGGEGGYGSEGGYSGYGCYGGYDRYGGDGGYSGYGGYSGYDRSGGEVL